Proteins encoded within one genomic window of Rhododendron vialii isolate Sample 1 chromosome 1a, ASM3025357v1:
- the LOC131331173 gene encoding uncharacterized protein LOC131331173, with amino-acid sequence MLRWRCIATGSRRLSAFRTRFGTWRDSCVDMPIILGILKQGTCREHACPKTQGAENQSIGMWFMSMVIDLVKSPLVSSVLSYNSSFLLNFTHKDDPRANALRVSKPSMSTTPRKLMCFCYSGGERMANADGSLGKYMGGVSEATIIEEGIPFEELVVKVCLRMDMRSDGKSLFYSTSKDKSKHLRMRDADGVSMMFCLNEDEVDIFVEEETLVNTPRQCNISSRESNLLSSSPSTAAGEPSSTTKDSLTICHEMGLVPYSQRQGEDILSGDGQLFDNHTLFKKAVILFAALNKFTFKYLDNSRHYYRLACVVDGCPWKLTARAQGKSELIRVIKMKNEHCHIAQDNTNFKPRIRAKEMGMIFMDKIAGQPNFLPRSICKDYELAFHTPLTYSQGWRTRERAREFISGPVSMTYHLVPWMCQRLIESIPNTKAVWSSSEDGKFKQLFVAYGCSITGFLGGCRPMLFIDACFLTGPYRGSCLSAVAYDANDQLYPLAYAIVSSENYEDWLWFMHNLKEIVAGKEVVVVTDRNPGLLRAVNELFGEECNAWCVRHVKENFSKFATAKGMKGNPKKTALHLFTKIAYACDERLYGVYLTKLFGLSPELSKWVEENGPQHWSNARFPYRRWDKLYTNIAESFNNWILKLRDLDIIQFMKGHVTITTDMLYRHKMEVGKWHPLPVGRNIDKMIKDSQEKSRGLTCRPTSPIEFIVFASDWKSHAVKLHPFYCSCVRWQMKGIPCKHAVRAIQGSSYNIYNLVDPFYKVEAQLLIYTTVMSPIPLHDMPNSTNIVPQVREIQYGSEDLDIATSSSIPMQALRPPATKRPAGRPKKKRIESQFQEKKTIFCGLCHEPGHNRSTCKSPLPG; translated from the exons ATGTTGCGATGGCGATGCATTGCAACGGGTAGCCGTCGCCTGTCTGCGTTTCGGACACGCTTTGGGACATGGAGAGATAGCTGTGTTGACATGCCAATTATATTAGGAATTCTTAAGCAAGGAACATGCCGGGAACATGCATGCCCCAAGACTCAA GGAGCTGAAAATCAGTCTATTGGGATGTGGTTTATGAGTATGGTCATTGATTTGGTTAAAAG TCCCCTAGTGAGTAGTGTTCTTAGTTATAACTCGTCGTTTTTACTCAATTTTACTCATAAG GATGACCCAAGAGCGAATGCGCTTCGGGTTTCCAAACCTT CAATGTCTACAACTCCTCGGAAGTTGATGTGTTTTTGTTATTCGGGTGGTGAGCGCATGGCAAATGCGGATGGTAGCTTGGGGAAGTATATGGGTGGTGTATCTGAAGCCACAATCATTGAAGAAGGCATACCGTTTGAGGAGTTAGTCGTGAAAGTTTGCTTGCGCATGGATATGAGGTCCGATGGGAAGTCATTATTTTATAGTACAAGCAAGGACAAGTCGAAGCATTTGCGTATGAGGGATGCAGATGGTGTTTCTATGATGTTCTGTTTGAATGAGGATGAGGTTGACATATTTGTGGAAGAAGAGACCCTTGTGAACACACCAAGACAATGTAACATAAGTAGCAG ggagTCGAACCTGTTGAGTAGCAGTCCATCCACTGCCGCAGGAGAACCTTCTTCGACTACCAAAGATAGTTTGACTATTTGCCATGAAATGGGTTTGGTGCCGTACTCGCAACGGCAAGGTGAAGACATTCTAAGTGGTGATGGTCAGTTGTTTGACAACCATACGCTATTCAAGAAGGCTGTTATTCTTTTTGCAGCATTGAACAAGTTCACTTTCAAGTATTTGGACAATAGTCGTCATTATTATAGGTTAGCTTGCGTGGTTGATGGTTGTCCATGGAAGTTAACAGCTAGGGCACAAGGTAAGTCTGAACTCATTAGAGTCATCAAGATGAAGAATGAACATTGCCACATTGCACAGGACAACACTAATTTCAAGCCAAGGATTCGGGCAAAAGAGATGGGTATGATATTCATGGACAAAATAGCAGGGCAGCCCAATTTCCTCCCAAGGAGCATATGCAAGGACTACGAGCTTGCGTTCCATACTCCCCTAACTTACTCGCAAGGATGGAGGACTAGGGAACGTGCCCGTGAGTTCATAAGTGGGCCGGTATCCATGACGTATCACTTAGTGCCGTGGATGTGTCAACGTCTTATAGAATCAATTCCCAACACGAAGGCAGTTTGGAGTTCTTCTGAGGATGGTAAGTTCAAGCAACTTTTTGTCGCTTATGGTTGCAGCATTACGGGGTTCTTGGGGGGATGTCGCCCGATGTTGTTTATTGATGCATGTTTTTTGACTGGTCCATATCGCGGTAGTTGTTTGTCTGCAGTTGCCTATGATGCGAATGATCAATTGTACCCTCTTGCATATGCTATTGTATCATCAGAGAACTACGAGGATTGGTTATGGTTCATGCATAACTTGAAGGAAATTGTTGCCGGAAAGGAAGTTGTGGTTGTGACAGACCGTAATCCTGGGTTGTTGAGGGCAGTTAATGAATTATTTGGCGAGGAATGCAATGCATGGTGTGTTCGCCACGTGAAGGAAAATTTTAGCAAGTTTGCCACCGCAAAAGGAATGAAGGGGAACCCCAAGAAGACGGCATTGCATCTTTTCACAAAAATTGCCTATGCATGTGATGAGCGGCTATATGGGGTGTACTTGACGAAATTGTTTGGGCTATCACCTGAGTTGTCGAAGTGGGTTGAAGAAAATGGTCCACAACACTGGTCGAATGCGCGATTTCCGTATCGGAGGTGGGACAAATTGTACACCAACATTGCCGAAAGCTTCAACAATTGGATATTGAAATTGAGAGACTTGGACATCATCCAATTCATGAAGGGCCACGTCACCATCACCACTGACATGTTATATAGGCATAAGATGGAGGTGGGTAAATGGCATCCCTTGCCGGTTGGTCGTAATATAGACAAAATGATTAAGGATTCTCAGGAAAAATCTCGAGGTCTCACTTGTCGACCCACTTCTCCCATAGAGTTCATCGTGTTTGCATCCGACTGGAAATCTCATGCGGTCAAGCTCCATCCTTTTTACTGCAGTTGTGTGCGCTGGCAGATGAAAGGCATCCCTTGCAAGCATGCGGTGCGCGCAATACAAGGTTCGTCGTACAATATATATAACCTTGTGGATCCTTTCTATAAGGTGGAGGCACAACTTCTTATTTACACGACCGTAATGTCTCCCATTCCTTTGCATGACATGCCTAATTCGACTAACATCGTGCCACAAGTTCGTGAGATCCAGTACGGTTCTGAAGACCTTGACATAGCCACCTCTTCTTCCATACCCATGCAAGCGCTTCGACCTCCTGCTACAAAGCGACCAGCTGGAAGGCCGAAGAAAAAGAGGATTGAGTCACaattccaagaaaaaaaaactattttttgtgggCTTTGCCATGAGCCTGGACACAATCGAAGCACATGCAAGTCTCCATTGCCTGGGTGA
- the LOC131331194 gene encoding uncharacterized protein LOC131331194, with protein MDCGDSKVRKDTSLIIYFESRMNLVDALACVRVLFSHKTEESRAQKQTVYANNGDPKMTTTGKKRLQVEKATKAGVEGSKAAEGRTHTNPYLLFLYVFYNEYSYFVNVFTSDSKGYLKEAKAANKSPRFLIGQHTKVAAEIWKQMSDAERAPFVDKTNERKSRIKKQIPKEKKKNASPVFRSRCSPLKLVKVNEALTKAQQDAVQRVGFGSMLQLKCTMLNRDFISRLVKHFNPVTKSLEFGRVRVYTITPDDVRRALGLFCGTIPVPTDTQDPHFEHITKMFGKNNKPLKRGVTFAMMQQVFNKKKADVKFQTSYVLFVLSCFLCPTTKDVAATKFYPAVHNILQTPTYAWAEFVLDWLVNEIAKYKKRCGKVGGGKKDSLGVAGCVLLLMLIYFDKHPMGMKVGSEGEPLIQSWTTKLIKERIAKDETLELVDPIAEQFPKASYRHPCTIAAYHDLKKNFLNQMQHLDALESALMGDVPKTCTPSPSKRKPSTKRKNRNEDDVEMGDVHMDVEDFPSTSTVNPKKVRHGVDVEDMDGSRMSGLLFAREMPLYSPEAFQVDVVQNAQHVELEEETVVENEEQEVALTPPLNKRPCTRVQKSKSVTRPSTKRGTRTFKPSKATRTPYVAPPEVKLSKLTKQESQVWAYVMQPPNKTGEEDYVVKMDGGKIHLSHDMLHEVFKPRGHMSTMVMTTMTEWLMKQEKAKAPIKDGVPRPTRHMFSSSFVNNLLNFDKVQDQKVIEDPVDANMLGYDVAMCNLLFLPVLLNDIEHWYCVVVNLVDKRIEVLDSMVLQTTDKKVANATVVRMLFNVLSRTRSRQQLHTPWNDWHVHEPEVPQQSNT; from the exons GTGGATGCTCTCGCA TGTGTTCGGGTACTCTTCTCCCATAAAACTGAGGAGAGCAGAGCACAGAAACAAACTGTTTATGCAAACAATGGTGATCCAAA GATGACAACAACAGGAAAGAAGCGATTGCAAGTTGAAAAAGcaacaaaggcaggagttgaaGGGTCAAAGGCAGCAGAGGGACGTACCCACACCAATCCTTATTTGCTTTTCCTGTACGTATTTTACAACGAATATAGTTACTTTGTTAATGTGTTTACTAGCGACAG TAAAGGTTATCTTAAAGAAGCGAAAGCTGCGAATAAGAGTCCAAGGTTTTTAATTGGACAG CATACCAAAGTAGCTGCGGAAATATGGAAGCAGATGTCTGATGCGGAAAGAGCCCCATTTGTGGACAAGACCAATGAAAGAAAATCCCGCATTAAAAAGCAAATTccgaaggaaaaaaagaaaaatgcttcG CCGGTATTTCGCAGTCGGTGCTCGCCGTTGAAGTTGGTCAAAGTAAATGAGGCATTGACCAAAGCCCAACAAGATGCTGTTCAAAGAGTGGGTTTTGGTTCAATGCTTCAATTGAAGTGTACAATGTTGAACCGTGATTTTATAAGTCGGTTAGTTAAGCATTTCAACCCTGTCACCAAGAGCTTGGAGTTTGGGAGGGTCAGGGTTTATACAATCACGCCTGATGATGTTCGAAGGGCGCTAGGGCTATTTTGTGGAACGATACCAGTTCCGACGGACACTCAAGACCCCCACTTTGAACACATTACAAAGATGTTTGGGAAAAACAATAAACCGTTGAAGAGAGGAGTCACATTTGCGATGATGCAACAAGTATTCAATAAAAAGAAAGCTGATGTGAAGTTCCAAACGTCGTACGTGCTGTTTGTGCTTTCTTGTTTCTTGTGTCCAACCACGAAGGATGTGGCTGCCACAAAATTTTACCCGGCAGTGCACAATATATTGCAAACTCCTACATATGCATGGGCAGAATTTGTGCTTGATTGGTTGGTGAATGAAATTGCGAAGTACAAGAAGAGATGTGGCAAGGTTGGTGGTGGTAAGAAGGATTCTCTTGGCGTTGCTGGTTGTGTGTTACTTCTAATG CTGATATATTTTGACAAACACCCAATGGGTATGAAGGTTGGGAGTGAAGGTGAACCCCTTATTCAGTCATGGACGACAAAGTTAATAAAAGAACGTATTGCAAAGGATGAGACGTTGGAGTTGGTTGATCCAATTGCTGAGCAATTCCCTAAGGCTTCTTATCGGCATCCG TGCACAATTGCTGCGTATcatgatttgaagaaaaatttccTCAACCAAATGCAACATCTTGATGCCTTGGAAAGCGCATTGATGGGTGATGTTCCCAAAACATGCACACCAAGTCCGTCAAAAAGGAAGCCCTCCACGAAGAGAAAGAATCGAAATGAAGATGATGTTGAGATGGGTGATGTACATATGGACGTGGAGGATTTTCCTTCAACCTCCACTGTCAATCCGAAGAAGGTTAGGCATGGGGTAGACGTGGAGGACATGGATGGCAGCCGCATGAGTGGCCTTTTATTTGCCCGGGAAATGCCATTGTACTCTCCGGAGGCTTTCCAAGTGGATGTTGTACAAAATGCGCAACATGTGGAGCTAGAAGAAGAAACTGTGGTGGAAAACGAAG aacaagaagtcGCATTGACTCCGCCATTGAACAAAAGGCCATGTACACGTGTTCAGAAAAGTAAGTCCGTAACCCGACCATCTACGAAACGGGGTACGAGGACTTTCAAACCAAGTAAAGCGACAAGAACGCCGTACGTGGCTCCACCGGAGGTCAAACTATCAAAGCTCACAAAACAAGAAAGTCAAGTGTGGGCGTATGTTATGCAACCACCAAACAAAACAGGAGAAGA GGACTATGTTGTGAAAATGGACGGCGGGAAGATCCATTTATCGCATGATATGTTACACGAAGTATTCAAACCAAGGGGTCATATGTCCACTATG GTGATGACAACGATGACCGAATGGTTGATGAAACAAGAAAAGGCAAAGGCCCCAATCAAAGACGGGGTCCCTCGTCCAACACGACACATGTTTTCAAGTTCATTTGTG AACAATTTGTTGAATTTCGATAAAGTACAAGATCAGAAGGTCATTGAAGATCCAGTGGATGCAAACATGTTGGGATACGATGTGGCAATGTGCAATCTG CTGTTTCTACCGGTGTTGCTGAATGATATTGAACATTGGTATTGTGTTGTTGTCAACTTGGTGGATAAGCGGATTGAAGTTCTTGACTCAATGGTATTACAAACTACCGATAAGAAGGTAGCTAATGCTACAGTG GTAAGGATGTTGTTCAACGTATTGAGTCGGACTCGGTCAAGGCAACAACTACATACCCCATGGAATGACTGGCATGTCCATGAACCAGAAGTCCCACAGCAATCGAACACGTGA